One part of the Sporichthyaceae bacterium genome encodes these proteins:
- a CDS encoding phosphatase PAP2 family protein — MRRGGGVELTRWVVLTVWGALLVWQILARGIPFDREGLLLWIGTGLAAASLGRRSVAHLVIDFLPFALVLIAYDYLRGFSYRLGMPTWWYPQIKVDRWLCFGHEPTVWLQEHLKYPDVRWWDVAAYLCYTSFFLLPYLTAAVLWLRSRADFYRWSARFVSLSFVGFVLFALIPAAPPWAASRCMPAEVAGHPSNPACMHGYGPTPPGGLLGVMDHSREGALDRIQRISGRGAGPLHLDTAAAFWDKGKNTVDLVAAVPSLHLAGTVLFVLFLWRRVHRRWRPVLVLYPIAMTFSLVYSGEHYLSDCLAGALVAVVVAVIADRVEARLMAAGVPPERMPDVGQMPEPVSA, encoded by the coding sequence ATGCGGCGCGGCGGGGGAGTTGAGCTGACCCGCTGGGTGGTGCTGACGGTCTGGGGCGCTCTGCTGGTCTGGCAGATCCTCGCCCGCGGCATACCGTTCGACCGCGAGGGTTTGTTGCTGTGGATCGGTACCGGGCTGGCCGCGGCGTCGCTGGGCCGCCGCTCGGTGGCGCACTTGGTGATCGACTTCCTGCCGTTCGCGCTCGTTCTGATCGCCTATGACTACCTGCGCGGGTTCTCCTACCGGCTCGGCATGCCGACTTGGTGGTACCCGCAGATCAAGGTCGACCGGTGGTTGTGCTTCGGCCATGAACCGACGGTCTGGCTGCAGGAACACCTCAAGTACCCGGACGTGCGCTGGTGGGACGTCGCGGCGTACCTGTGCTACACCTCCTTCTTCTTGTTGCCGTACCTGACCGCGGCCGTGCTGTGGCTACGCAGCCGGGCGGACTTCTACCGCTGGTCGGCCCGCTTCGTGAGTCTGTCCTTCGTCGGCTTCGTGCTGTTCGCGTTGATCCCGGCGGCGCCGCCCTGGGCGGCGTCCCGATGCATGCCGGCCGAGGTCGCCGGGCATCCGTCCAACCCGGCCTGCATGCATGGGTACGGCCCCACGCCGCCGGGCGGGCTGCTCGGCGTCATGGACCACTCCCGCGAGGGCGCGTTGGACCGCATCCAACGCATCTCCGGGCGCGGCGCCGGCCCGCTGCACCTGGACACCGCGGCGGCGTTCTGGGACAAGGGCAAGAACACGGTGGACCTGGTCGCCGCGGTGCCGTCGCTGCACCTGGCGGGCACCGTGCTGTTCGTGCTGTTCCTGTGGCGCCGGGTGCACCGCCGCTGGCGGCCGGTGCTCGTGCTGTATCCGATCGCGATGACGTTCAGCCTGGTGTACTCCGGCGAGCATTACCTGTCCGACTGCCTGGCGGGGGCGCTGGTCGCGGTCGTCGTAGCCGTGATTGCCGACCGGGTGGAGGCCCGGCTGATGGCGGCCGGGGTGCCGCCCGAGCGAATGCCGGACGTCGGTCAGATGCCGGAGCCGGTCAGCGCGTAG
- a CDS encoding glucosyl-3-phosphoglycerate synthase — protein MLPHVEKWFFERTSTVADWPVDELLRRKATTGLSVSCVLPALNEAGTVGTIVSAIRRELHEAVRLVDEIVVIDSGSTDGTAAMAAAAGADVVHADDLVPRTAPVRGKGDAMWRSLLGTCGDLIVFVDADLEQFSTDMVTGLLGPMLEDQQVRLVKGLYDRPLHAGATVLPAGGGRVTELVARPMLNLHWPELAGMVQPLAGEWAARRDLLERLTFPCGYGVEIAVLIDTLADSGLDAIAQVDLGMRRHRHQDDASLGRMAVQVWHAMLARLPDATRTEDTAGFTLTQFQREAGRVTPRIHEVNLNERPPMANQPEYVRRQVAAGEPAAPRSCRSSSGSR, from the coding sequence GTGCTTCCTCACGTCGAGAAATGGTTTTTTGAGCGCACCAGCACCGTGGCCGATTGGCCGGTGGACGAACTGCTGCGCCGGAAGGCAACCACCGGGTTGTCGGTGAGCTGCGTGCTGCCCGCGCTCAACGAGGCGGGCACCGTCGGCACCATCGTGTCCGCCATCCGTCGCGAGCTGCACGAGGCGGTGCGGCTGGTCGACGAGATCGTGGTCATCGACTCCGGGTCCACCGACGGCACCGCGGCCATGGCCGCCGCGGCCGGCGCCGACGTCGTGCACGCCGACGACCTGGTGCCGCGCACCGCCCCGGTGCGCGGCAAGGGCGACGCCATGTGGCGGTCGCTGCTGGGCACCTGCGGCGACCTGATCGTGTTCGTGGACGCCGACCTGGAGCAGTTCTCCACCGACATGGTCACCGGGTTGCTCGGGCCGATGCTCGAGGACCAGCAGGTCCGGCTGGTCAAGGGTCTCTACGACCGTCCGTTGCACGCCGGCGCCACCGTGCTGCCGGCCGGCGGCGGCCGGGTCACCGAGTTGGTCGCCCGGCCGATGCTCAACCTGCACTGGCCGGAGTTGGCCGGCATGGTGCAGCCGTTGGCCGGTGAGTGGGCCGCGCGCCGTGACCTGCTGGAGCGCTTGACGTTCCCGTGTGGCTACGGGGTGGAGATCGCCGTGCTCATCGACACCCTCGCCGACAGCGGGCTGGACGCCATCGCCCAGGTCGATCTGGGCATGCGCCGACACCGACACCAGGACGACGCATCCTTGGGCCGGATGGCCGTGCAGGTCTGGCACGCGATGCTGGCGCGGCTCCCGGATGCCACCAGAACCGAGGACACGGCGGGGTTCACGCTGACCCAGTTCCAGCGGGAGGCGGGCCGCGTCACCCCGCGCATCCACGAGGTGAACCTGAACGAGCGGCCGCCGATGGCCAATCAACCGGAGTACGTGCGCCGTCAGGTGGCCGCGGGTGAACCCGCCGCGCCGCGTTCGTGCCGTAGTTCCTCCGGCAGTAGGTAA
- a CDS encoding YbfB/YjiJ family MFS transporter has protein sequence AAIPAALRCPDVHPAPARRVLGWPVRDFTPSFIAYAFFGAGYIAYITFIVAYLKADGAGPHTIAGFWAVLGAAGVVTGFAWGPVLNALRGGHGLSVVLALTTLGAVLPPALAGSRTADYVSAVCFGGSFLAVVTAVTHLTRRGLPPAQVPAGIAIATVCFSVGQAVGPVLAGALSQGASGTRAGLWLGVAFLGAGSVVALVQEELGQPPVIVSQKAPPGDMRSRPAERIYL, from the coding sequence CGCCGCGATCCCCGCAGCGTTGCGCTGCCCGGACGTACACCCGGCGCCGGCTCGACGGGTGCTCGGCTGGCCGGTTCGGGACTTCACGCCCTCGTTCATCGCCTACGCGTTCTTCGGCGCGGGCTACATCGCCTACATCACGTTCATCGTGGCCTATCTGAAGGCCGACGGGGCCGGACCGCACACCATCGCCGGGTTCTGGGCGGTGTTGGGCGCGGCCGGGGTGGTCACCGGGTTCGCCTGGGGGCCGGTGCTCAACGCGCTGCGCGGCGGCCACGGTCTGTCCGTGGTGTTGGCCCTGACGACTCTGGGCGCAGTGCTGCCGCCCGCGCTGGCCGGCAGTCGCACTGCGGACTACGTCTCCGCGGTGTGCTTCGGTGGTTCGTTCCTGGCGGTGGTCACCGCGGTGACCCACCTGACCCGCCGGGGGCTGCCGCCCGCTCAGGTGCCGGCCGGGATCGCGATCGCCACGGTGTGCTTCAGCGTCGGTCAGGCGGTGGGTCCGGTGCTGGCCGGGGCGCTGTCCCAGGGCGCGTCGGGCACCCGGGCCGGATTGTGGCTCGGCGTGGCGTTCCTGGGAGCGGGCAGCGTGGTCGCCCTGGTCCAGGAGGAGTTGGGCCAGCCGCCCGTAATAGTCTCCCAAAAGGCCCCGCCCGGGGACATGCGGTCCAGGCCGGCGGAAAGGATCTACCTATGA
- the folP gene encoding dihydropteroate synthase translates to MTATLRVRGSVRQISGTLVMGVVNASPESFSDAGQYATLDDRIALADGLVAAGADVIDIGGQSAITNQPEVQAALEIERVVPIVEWVHRAHPDVLISVDTYKPPVVDAVLAAGADIINDVSGLLHPEVAGQAGAAGAALVIMHNRARPKVRLQDPDLYDDVLADVVSFLATRMERAVQAGMPREGIVLDPGPDFTKTPQQTLAVLRGLDALRALGRPLLLALSRKDFLGAILNRPPRGRDAGSLAALALLGAAGGNIARVHDVAASVDVVRTVEHLMGRQELSGTYLLPEELRHERGAAGSPAAT, encoded by the coding sequence ATGACCGCAACACTGCGCGTCCGGGGGAGTGTCCGGCAGATTTCCGGCACGCTGGTGATGGGCGTGGTCAACGCCTCGCCGGAATCGTTCTCCGACGCCGGGCAGTACGCCACGCTCGACGACCGGATCGCGCTGGCCGATGGGCTGGTCGCGGCCGGCGCCGACGTCATCGACATCGGTGGCCAATCCGCGATCACCAACCAGCCCGAGGTGCAGGCCGCGCTGGAGATCGAGCGGGTGGTACCGATCGTCGAGTGGGTGCACCGGGCGCACCCCGACGTGCTCATCTCGGTGGACACCTACAAGCCGCCGGTGGTCGACGCCGTGCTCGCCGCCGGCGCGGACATCATCAATGACGTCAGCGGACTGCTCCACCCGGAGGTGGCGGGCCAGGCCGGCGCGGCCGGTGCCGCCCTGGTGATCATGCACAATCGGGCCCGGCCCAAGGTGCGCCTGCAGGACCCGGACCTCTACGACGACGTGCTCGCCGACGTGGTCTCCTTCCTGGCCACCCGCATGGAACGGGCGGTGCAGGCCGGCATGCCCCGCGAGGGCATCGTGCTCGATCCCGGCCCGGATTTCACCAAGACCCCGCAGCAAACCCTCGCGGTGCTACGCGGGCTGGACGCGCTGCGCGCGCTGGGCCGGCCGTTGCTGCTTGCCCTGTCCCGTAAGGATTTTCTCGGTGCGATCCTGAACAGGCCGCCGCGCGGTCGAGACGCCGGTTCACTGGCCGCGCTGGCCCTGTTGGGCGCGGCGGGCGGCAACATCGCCCGGGTGCACGACGTGGCCGCGTCGGTGGACGTGGTGCGCACCGTCGAGCACCTGATGGGGCGTCAGGAACTGTCGGGAACTTACCTACTGCCGGAGGAACTACGGCACGAACGCGGCGCGGCGGGTTCACCCGCGGCCACCTGA
- a CDS encoding transglycosylase domain-containing protein yields the protein MRNPFGRRARPSGQASDNPETQGDGWFRPDRGRAGDRAARTAGATGGGEPPRKRRLVRALWAALGIIGVLLAVLFVAYSRIAIPAANASALRQTSQVYYLDGKTVLGRFGDTNRVIVPLSQMPEQLRNAVLAAENRSFYTDSGISPKGIGRAVWVNLRGGSTQGGSTITQQYVKNYYLTQERTIKRKFREALLSIKIDKDLSKDQILENYLNTIYLGRGAYGVQAAANAYFNLDVARLTVSQDAVLAAIIRSPAHYDPSTTAGLAALQTRWAYVLDGMVATGKLSPQERATEKFPKFPKQAQNASRYGGQRGYLLQAIEKELIDRNLTKDQVENGGLQIVTTLDAQAQASAEAAVPKEFPKTKNKGVRVGLAAVEPKTGRILAMYGGKDFLGKDKYAQVNTATTPIQPGSGMKPFAVAAALENGFDLDSRFTGKSPYVLPDGQKVQNEFNTSYGKHVTLYDGLEQSINTVFVDLTQQVGPPKIHDAMARAGIPRNAPGLYDYPLIALGVASIRPTEVADGYATLCGEGIQAPQHIVELVRGPNGGVIPIKKIQITQDPVFSKPVLSDTLRAMEYVVNGPQGTGAKARALGRPVAGKTGTHQSLTAWFNGCTPQIAASVLYFKGDGTESLDGVGGLPTFFGAVYPTQTWTTFMAGALKGKKVEDFDIGPGVKGTATPTPEPTDTGPPVVTSKPTGGFTFPPFTLPPFGGGGGGGGGTHPTATATSQPSSEPTTEPTATDPPAGTEPPVDCTRRPRPPACHDTAGPP from the coding sequence ATGAGGAATCCGTTCGGCCGCCGGGCACGCCCCTCGGGGCAGGCGTCCGACAATCCGGAAACGCAGGGGGACGGTTGGTTCCGACCGGACCGCGGGCGGGCCGGGGACCGGGCAGCGCGCACAGCCGGCGCAACCGGTGGCGGGGAGCCGCCGCGCAAGCGACGGTTGGTGCGGGCGCTGTGGGCGGCGCTCGGCATCATCGGCGTGCTGCTGGCGGTCCTGTTCGTCGCCTATTCCCGGATCGCCATCCCGGCGGCCAACGCCAGCGCGCTGCGGCAGACCTCGCAGGTGTACTACCTGGACGGCAAGACCGTGCTCGGCCGCTTCGGTGACACCAACCGGGTGATCGTGCCGCTTTCCCAGATGCCCGAGCAATTGCGCAACGCGGTGCTGGCCGCGGAGAACCGCAGCTTCTACACCGACAGCGGAATCTCCCCGAAGGGCATCGGCCGGGCGGTCTGGGTGAACCTGCGCGGCGGCTCCACCCAGGGCGGCTCGACGATCACCCAGCAGTACGTGAAGAACTACTACCTGACGCAGGAACGCACGATCAAACGCAAGTTCCGCGAGGCGCTGCTGTCCATCAAGATCGACAAGGACCTGTCCAAGGATCAGATCCTGGAGAACTACCTCAACACCATCTACCTGGGCCGCGGTGCCTACGGCGTGCAGGCCGCGGCCAATGCCTACTTCAACCTCGACGTCGCCAGGCTGACCGTCTCCCAGGACGCCGTGCTGGCCGCGATCATCCGCTCGCCGGCCCATTACGACCCGTCGACCACCGCCGGCCTGGCCGCATTGCAGACCCGGTGGGCTTACGTGCTGGACGGCATGGTCGCCACCGGCAAGCTGAGCCCACAGGAGCGGGCCACCGAGAAGTTCCCGAAGTTCCCGAAGCAGGCGCAGAACGCCAGCCGCTACGGCGGGCAGCGCGGTTATCTGCTGCAGGCCATCGAGAAAGAACTGATCGACCGAAACCTGACCAAGGACCAGGTGGAGAACGGCGGCCTGCAGATCGTCACCACGCTGGACGCGCAGGCGCAGGCCTCCGCCGAGGCCGCGGTACCCAAGGAGTTCCCGAAGACGAAGAACAAGGGCGTGCGGGTGGGTCTGGCCGCGGTGGAGCCGAAGACCGGGCGCATCCTCGCCATGTACGGCGGCAAGGACTTTTTGGGCAAGGACAAATACGCGCAGGTGAACACCGCCACCACCCCGATCCAGCCGGGTTCCGGGATGAAGCCGTTCGCGGTCGCCGCGGCCCTGGAGAACGGCTTCGACCTGGACAGCAGGTTCACCGGCAAGTCCCCGTACGTGCTGCCCGACGGGCAGAAGGTGCAGAACGAGTTCAACACCTCCTACGGCAAGCACGTCACGCTTTACGACGGCCTCGAGCAGTCCATCAACACGGTGTTCGTGGACCTCACCCAGCAGGTCGGTCCACCCAAGATCCACGACGCGATGGCTCGGGCGGGCATCCCGCGCAACGCCCCCGGCCTGTACGACTATCCGCTGATCGCGCTGGGCGTGGCCTCCATCCGGCCCACCGAGGTCGCCGATGGCTATGCCACGTTGTGCGGTGAGGGTATTCAGGCCCCGCAGCACATCGTGGAATTGGTCAGGGGCCCCAATGGCGGGGTGATCCCGATCAAGAAGATCCAGATCACCCAAGACCCGGTGTTCTCCAAGCCGGTGCTCTCCGACACGTTGCGCGCGATGGAGTACGTGGTCAACGGGCCTCAGGGCACCGGTGCCAAGGCCCGGGCGCTGGGCCGACCGGTGGCCGGCAAGACCGGCACGCACCAGAGCCTGACCGCCTGGTTCAACGGGTGTACCCCGCAGATTGCCGCGTCGGTGCTCTATTTCAAGGGCGACGGCACCGAGTCGCTGGACGGGGTCGGCGGCCTGCCCACGTTCTTCGGCGCGGTCTATCCGACCCAGACCTGGACCACGTTCATGGCCGGGGCGTTGAAGGGCAAGAAGGTCGAGGACTTCGACATCGGCCCGGGCGTGAAGGGCACCGCGACGCCGACCCCGGAACCCACCGACACCGGGCCCCCGGTGGTGACCAGCAAGCCCACCGGCGGGTTCACCTTCCCGCCGTTCACCCTGCCGCCGTTCGGTGGCGGTGGTGGCGGCGGTGGTGGAACGCACCCCACGGCCACCGCAACCTCGCAACCGTCCAGCGAGCCGACCACAGAACCCACGGCCACCGACCCGCCGGCCGGCACGGAACCGCCGGTGGACTGCACACGTCGCCCGCGGCCGCCCGCCTGTCACGACACGGCCGGTCCCCCTTAG
- a CDS encoding DUF2127 domain-containing protein, giving the protein MGIRLDSRERRTCGRQGHLTYAPAEPELAARLRAHTALGEAWRCLRCGDWALGAPAGSGPAEQAPVPARGKALRQLALLRLLAVERAVRAVVLVVAAYGVKRFASAQTSLRRSFNDALPAAKPLADRLGIDLDHSVLVREATKALHASQTTLTWVALGLVAYGVLEGVEAVGLWLARRWAEYLTVVATAAFLPLEVYEMFERATPTKIGAFVLNVAVVVYLIVAKRLFGVRGGAAEHHRQMRSDSLLEVTAAGTEADLSAAPHGSGADVGMGR; this is encoded by the coding sequence GTGGGCATCCGGCTGGACAGCCGAGAACGCCGCACGTGCGGGCGGCAGGGTCACCTCACCTACGCGCCCGCCGAACCCGAGCTCGCTGCCCGACTGCGGGCGCACACCGCGCTGGGCGAGGCGTGGCGGTGCCTGCGCTGCGGTGACTGGGCGTTGGGCGCACCGGCCGGCTCCGGTCCCGCCGAGCAGGCCCCGGTGCCTGCCCGCGGCAAGGCGCTGCGCCAGTTGGCGCTGCTGCGGTTGCTGGCCGTCGAACGCGCCGTTCGGGCGGTGGTGCTGGTGGTGGCCGCTTACGGGGTGAAGCGGTTCGCCAGTGCGCAGACCTCGTTGCGTCGCTCGTTCAATGACGCGTTACCCGCGGCCAAGCCGTTGGCCGACCGGTTGGGCATCGACCTGGACCATTCCGTGCTGGTTCGGGAGGCAACCAAAGCGTTGCACGCCTCGCAGACCACGCTGACCTGGGTGGCGCTCGGCCTGGTGGCCTACGGGGTGCTGGAGGGGGTGGAGGCGGTGGGGCTCTGGCTGGCCCGCCGCTGGGCGGAGTACCTGACCGTCGTGGCCACCGCCGCGTTCCTGCCGCTGGAGGTCTACGAGATGTTCGAGCGCGCCACGCCGACGAAGATCGGCGCGTTCGTGCTGAACGTCGCGGTGGTGGTGTACCTGATCGTGGCCAAGCGGCTGTTCGGGGTGCGCGGCGGCGCCGCGGAGCACCACCGACAGATGCGTTCGGACTCGCTGCTGGAGGTCACCGCCGCGGGCACCGAGGCGGACCTGTCGGCCGCTCCACACGGCTCCGGGGCGGACGTCGGGATGGGTCGATAG
- a CDS encoding pyruvate, phosphate dikinase — protein sequence MFTHAIAVGRSTDPAILGGKGAGLAQLMELGLPVPPAFVIGTPAGRAYLADGALPEGLMDEVEDELRGLQSRTGRAFGDVADPLLVSVRSGAPVSMPGMMDTVLNVGLTEAGAHGLAARTGDPRFAWTSFERLLDGFARTVRGIAAGRVADALLDVAPHADPAAAARARCTALQQLITARGAAFPDARGQLREAIEAVFRSWMSPRAIAYRDDRGIDDAPGTAVTVQTMVFGNRDERSASGVAFTRDPATGAPEVYGDVLFRAQGEDVLNGEFDAQPLSVLADRLPLAHSELLTALSVLEEHSRDMCDVEFTIEAGRLYVLQTRIGQRSGRAAVRLAVDLFDEGIITAEEALARVDDEQLAAAGAARFVSEPDPADVLAHGLPTCPGAVSGAAAFDNDQAQRLAAKGFSVILLRPTTSPTDVPGMIASVGMVTGRGGRTSHAAVVARGLNRPAVCGVGELSIAADGRSAKLMGKQIVAGELVSVDGDLGVVSRGRRITAPGQLADPVLARYLSWREDYALTGSGI from the coding sequence ATGTTCACCCACGCGATTGCGGTGGGCCGCTCGACCGACCCGGCGATTTTGGGCGGTAAGGGCGCCGGGCTCGCGCAGTTGATGGAGCTCGGCCTGCCCGTGCCCCCGGCCTTCGTGATCGGCACCCCGGCCGGACGCGCCTACCTGGCCGACGGCGCGTTGCCCGAGGGCCTCATGGACGAGGTTGAGGACGAGTTGCGCGGGCTGCAGTCGCGCACCGGTCGAGCGTTCGGCGACGTCGCGGACCCCTTGCTGGTCTCGGTGCGTTCCGGGGCGCCGGTGTCCATGCCGGGAATGATGGACACCGTCCTCAACGTCGGGCTCACCGAGGCCGGCGCCCACGGACTGGCCGCCCGCACGGGGGACCCCCGCTTCGCTTGGACCTCCTTCGAGCGGCTGTTGGACGGCTTCGCCCGCACCGTGCGCGGCATCGCCGCGGGTCGGGTGGCGGATGCCCTGCTCGACGTCGCCCCGCACGCCGACCCGGCGGCGGCCGCCCGGGCGCGCTGCACCGCGCTGCAGCAGCTGATCACCGCCCGGGGTGCCGCCTTCCCGGATGCTCGCGGGCAGTTGCGCGAGGCCATCGAGGCGGTGTTCCGGTCCTGGATGTCCCCGCGCGCGATCGCCTACCGCGACGACCGCGGCATCGACGACGCCCCGGGCACCGCGGTGACCGTGCAGACCATGGTGTTCGGCAACCGTGACGAGCGGTCGGCCAGCGGGGTGGCCTTCACCCGGGATCCGGCCACCGGGGCGCCGGAGGTGTACGGCGACGTGTTGTTCCGCGCCCAGGGCGAGGACGTACTCAACGGTGAGTTCGACGCCCAGCCGTTGTCGGTGCTGGCCGACCGCCTGCCGCTGGCCCACTCGGAACTACTGACCGCGCTGTCCGTGCTCGAGGAGCACAGCCGGGACATGTGCGATGTCGAGTTCACCATCGAGGCCGGACGGCTGTATGTGTTGCAGACCCGGATCGGCCAGCGCAGCGGCCGGGCCGCGGTGCGCCTGGCGGTGGATCTGTTCGACGAGGGCATCATCACCGCCGAGGAGGCGCTGGCCCGGGTCGACGACGAGCAGTTGGCCGCGGCCGGGGCAGCGCGCTTCGTCTCCGAGCCCGACCCCGCCGACGTGCTGGCACATGGATTGCCCACCTGCCCCGGTGCGGTCAGCGGGGCGGCGGCCTTCGACAACGACCAGGCGCAACGGCTGGCCGCCAAGGGATTCAGCGTGATCCTGCTGCGGCCCACCACCTCGCCCACCGACGTGCCGGGGATGATCGCCTCGGTCGGCATGGTCACCGGACGCGGCGGACGGACCAGCCACGCCGCGGTGGTCGCCCGTGGGTTGAACCGTCCCGCGGTGTGCGGGGTCGGCGAGCTGTCCATCGCCGCGGACGGCCGCTCGGCGAAACTGATGGGCAAACAGATCGTCGCGGGCGAACTGGTGTCGGTGGACGGCGACCTGGGGGTGGTCAGCCGCGGGCGACGGATCACCGCGCCGGGGCAGCTCGCGGACCCGGTCCTGGCCCGTTATCTGAGTTGGCGCGAGGACTACGCGCTGACCGGCTCCGGCATCTGA